Below is a window of Methanophagales archaeon DNA.
CGGTGGAGCTGACGAATACGCCTATTAATATAATAATGATGGCGATATGGATTAGCGCCTTGCCCCATATATATGGAGATTGCCTCCCCCCCTTAGTGCACAGAGCGGATCCGAGATAATAAGCGATGGCAAATCCTGCGGCGAGCAGTAGAGGCAGTCCAAAGTTAGCCATCCAGTTCGGCGTTGGAACACGAAGCAGTACCAAAATCACGCCAATCGCTGCTATTGAGGCGATTGACCATATAAATCTCTTTACCTTCATGCTCATACTGCAGCCCATCAATGCAGCGACGAATACGAGTGTGAAAGGGTAGCACCATCTATTATAGAATTCCGGGGTTGTACTCATTGGTGCACCACCCAATGCACCCCCTATTATCGGTGCAAGGTCACCCAGGAAACATATAATCATGAGGAACATCAACGACCAGAACGCCACGAATAGAGAGATGGAACTCAGTAACGAGATATCAACTTCCGGACTGTAAATGGGTCTGGCTCTCTCTGTCCCTGTCCTCAATGCGAGATAGAAGAAGTAAAGGACGACTCCAAGTGCGAATATCAAAAGTGCGGGTCCAACAGGCGATTTCCCGAATGCATGAACCGATTCTAAGAGTCCGCCACGGGTAAGTGCAGTGGCAAAGATGACCATGAAGAAGGTAATCATAAGTGTGAGCTCTCTCATCATATCTTTACTTTTTCCTGGCAGGTGGAAGTATGCAGTAAGAGCAAGCCAGGGGACTAAAGAGGCAGTCTCCACAGGGTCCCATGCCCAATAGCCACCCCAGCCGAGGACTTCGTAAGACCACCACCCTCCAAGTGCTATTCCAAACGCAAGGAACAGCCACGCTGAATATAGAATAATGCTGTTTAGCTCTTCTTCGCCTTCTCTCTCGCCTGTTGCCAGCCCCGCAAGCATGAAAGCGCATGCGAAGAATACTAATACATAGCCAATAAAGACTACCGGAGGATGCACAAGTACCCAGAACGTTTGAAGCAGTGGATTGAGTCCTGCACCATCGGGAGGGTTCATGGGTAGAAGCTCAAAAGGGCTCTTCAATATTGTGAGAACAAGGATAAAGAAGAGAAAGATGTCCAGTATTCTGGATGCAGCTATGTTGAACCTGCGCTCTCGTCCCAAGACTCTTATGCGATATATAAAGTATATAATAGAGAATATGAAGGCGATGAAGAGCATTGACCCGCTACTGCCTATCCACGGATCACCGATCTTGTAAGGTAGAGCGAGACTGGAAGAGCTGTAAGTGTAGACCTCTTCCAGCCAGAAAGCATCATGTATAAAAGCCATAGTTAGTCTGAAGTATGCAGCGACTACCAGCACGCATGCGAGCGAAGAAGCGAGAAAAGCAGCTTCAAACCTCTTCCTCGTGCCAGCCCGCATTAGCAAACTCAGATCGAATAAAAGCAGAACGGCAGCCAGTATTATGAGTGCATCTCCTATATCCATCTGTTATACCCCATCCTCCGTCAATTCACCTCCTGTTCCTTCTCAGCCTGTGCCAATGTTCTGCCCTTCTCATTCACCACACGTACAATCATCATCACCCTATCGCCTTTTTTCAGCACGACATCCCGGGGGAACCCAATGGTGAAATTATAGGTACCGTTACCATGATAGCTCTGGGCAGCCCAATAGCTCATCTTAGCTCTGTTTACTATCGCTTTAGCCTCAACAGCCGGGAAAAACACACCGGAATTACCCTTTGGACTTTGTAAAGGATTCATCTTCTCCTGCTTCATCTCCACTATTCTTACCGCTGGTCTGTCATCGGTCACTGTAACCACTGCCTGGACTTTTATTACCGGTACCTGCCCCATACTCACCATGGAGTATAGAGCGAGACCTACAACCGCCACAACGACGATGGTGACGATGACATTGACGCTGGGCAACCTCATTACTCTCTTCCTCCCTCTATAAACCTCAATAGTGCTTTTAACATATTTAAGATGGTGGGATATCTCTTCTCTTCTTCGCTCTTTATTACTGGCACACCCTCCTTCATCTGATAGCCCTCCCCCTTATATTTTATGCCAAAGGAGCCATGGCAGGCGACGCATAACTCCCCTGTTCTGTTACCATGGATAAAATGAACGCCACCCTGATGGCAGGAGTTGCAATCACCACTTTCTGGCATCCTCAAGTTCTTACCCGCTCCATGACATCCCCCGCAATCCACATTTATGTGCACACGATGGATTTCATTAGCGGATATCTCCCCAGCTTTTGCTATTCCCGTTCCTATATGACAGTCAATACATGCTTGTATGCCGTGTGCCCTGGTTCTGATTTTTTCATTGTCTATCGCTCCACCGGTCACGTATTCTTTCCCATGACACACACAGGAGCTGACCATTGAGCGCAATCTGCTCTCAGGGAGGAGTGAGACATGGCATTGCACACATTCCGGTGCTGGATGCCAGGAGCCGATGAAACCCGTTGGATTCGGTGGTATCACCTCACTGTTCTCATCGCTCATACCCATACATGTAGTTACAGCGAGGTTTACGATTACAATGAAGAGTAACGCTAACACACACAATTTAAGTTTCCTCATCATTCGATATATATTTTGCACCAGAGAAATAAAAGTTATACGATCTTAACTTCTTAACTGATTTATTTATTTATTGATTTATTGCATGGATGAGGATATAGCAGTAGCAAAGGCAAAGCGGATTGTAATAAAGGTGGGTACAAGCACCCTCACGGATGATAACCACCGACTTGCGCCTGATAAGGTGAAGAAGCTTGCGCGAGAGATAGTAGAACTGAGGAGACGGGGGAAAGAGGTCATCCTGGTCTCATCAGGTGCGATCGGTGCAGGCATAGGGAAATTAAACCTGAAGCAGAGACCCCGAGATATCAAGCTCTTACAGGCTACTGCTGCTGTTGGACAGAGCATTCTGATGAGCACCTATGACCGGTATTTCTCTGCTTATGGTCAGACAATTGCGCAACTTCTGTTAACACACGCCGATTTCCTCAGTCGTCAGAGGTATCTCAATCTGAGAAACACTTTACTCACATTGCTCAAATCGGGTGTGATCCCGATAGTAAATGAGAATGATACCACAGCAGTAGATGAGATTAAGGTAGGGGACAATGATAACCTATCGGCTCTTGTAGCAAGCAACCTCGAAGCCGACCTGCTTATTATCCTTACTGATACTGATGGCTTGTTCACTCGAGACCCGCGTAGGAGTGAGAGAGCGGAGCTCATCCCGGTTGTGCGTGATATAACACCCGAGATTGAACGAATTGCAGATACCGGTGAGAAGACGAAGACGAGTAGTGTTGGAGGCATGAGGACAAAAATACAGGCGGCAAAGCTCGCAATGAATGCGGGTATTCCTGTTGTCATTGCGAATGGTGCTGAAGAGGACATCCTGCTGCGCATTGTAGAGGGTGAGCCGGTTGGAACACGGTTCTTACCGCGTAAAAGCGACAGGATGAATGACAGAGAGCACTGGATTCGGTTTGTATCGCCGCCGAGGGGTAGAATAAAGGTGGACGAAGGAGCAAAAGCTGCTTTAGTCGCTAAGGGTAGTAGTCTGTTACCATCAGGCATCATCGGGGTAGAAGGAGTCTTCATGCCCGGTGACACCGTTAGTATCATTGATTCTCATAACATCGAATTTGCTCGTGGCATAACCAATTACTCCTCTGTGGAGATAGAGAAGATAAAGGGGCTTCATACCAGTGACATCGAACGCGTTCTGGGGCATAAAGAGTATGACGAAGTGGTATATCGCGGTAATCTCTACCTGATACAGGAACAGGATGAGGAAGGAGATGTCAGGAGAGAGGATAGCACTCAAGATAGGTTATCTTGGAACCAATTATCACGGTTTCCAGATTCAGCCTGAACCGGAATTGCCGACGATAGAAGGGATGCTCTTCAGAGCTTTTACACGGCTTGGACTATTTGGATTCGAATCACGGCAATCAGCAAACTACTCCGCTGCTGGTAGAACAGATAAAGGTGTTCACGCTCTTGCGCAGGTAATATCCTTTGATACCGCTAAGGAAGTGACTCCTCGTATGATAAACAGCATGCTGCCGGACGATATCTGGGTCTATGCAATTGCAAGACCCTATCCGGGATTCAATGCGCGCAGGGATGCAAAATCAAGAAAATACCGGTATTTCCTATTCTCAGAGCCAGAACTGGATGTATCGCGAATGAAGGAGGCATCAGAACTACTTATTGGTAGACATAATTTCTATAACTTCGCACAGGGGCATGAAGCGGAATCACATATCAGGGAGATAAAGCGAATAGAGCTCATGAGTAACGGTTCTTTTATCGTTATTGATGTGGAAGCGAACGGTTTTCTCCGCAAGATGGTGAGGAAGATCGTATCGGCTTTGTGCATGGTAGCCAGGGGCGATAGGGATGAGAGCTGGTTAGAAGCGCTACTGGAATTGCAGTTAAAGGATAGTATAGAACCAGCGCCTCCTTTTGGTCTCGTATTGAGAGAGGTCGTTTATGATAACATAGAGTTTGTGGAAGATAGATATGCAATGAGGCGAATAGAGGAGCGATTGAAGCGTGATTTTGTCATGCACAGCACAATTGCCAGTGTGTTACGGGAGCTTATACCACATAATAAGAATTAATTACTTAAAAACATCATTGGATATTGAAGATAAAAGAAGATAAGAGTATGGTACTCGAAGCGGGAAAGAAGAAGGAATTGTTGAAGAGCCTTATAGAAGGAGCGGTTATGGGTCTCGCTCTCTTTGTTATGTTAGGCTCGATGCTGTATCGTAAAGAGATAAGCTCAATCTTGAATGTAGTTCTTGCCCCTCTCGCATCTTTCACCGGCAATTTCCTGATCACTGTCTTAATTCTGGCAGTTCTCACCGGCATATACACCTCGATAATCCAGAAATACACAACAAATTGGGAGTTGATGGCGAAGTCGAAGGAGTTTCAAAAGCAGTTAAAGGAGCTACAGAAAGAGTATATAGAGGCGAAGCAAGAGAACAACAGGCACAAGCTAAAGCGAATAGAGAAGAAGCGTGCAGAGGTGATGAGTGAGCAGGCGCGATTTTCCGGTGAGTTGATGCGGCAGCAATTCAAGCCGATGGCTTATATTATTATCATCACTCTTCCGATATTCTTCTGGATGTGGGAATATGCTCCGAGTGAGGTGGTGATCTTCCCCCTTATAGGCACAAAGAACCTCACACATATCGTTATATTCGGAATACCTTACTGGCTGCTATGGTATATGGTGTGTTCACTCCCTTTAACGGCTGTGATAAGGAAACTGCTGGGCATAAAGAGTACGATGTGAAGATGGAAGAAGAGGTGCTATACACCAGGCGTGAGGGCGTGGCGATGATAACGCTGAATCGTGAGAAAGCTCTTAATTCATTGAATACCGCATTATTGGAGAAGTTAAGGGCTGCACTGGAGGATGCAGAATCTGATGTCATGGTACGGGCAATTGTAATAACCGGTGCGGGCAACAGAGCCTTCTGTGCAGGTGCGGACGTTAAGGAGGTAAAAGATAAGAGCCACATTGAGGCAAGAGACTGGTCATTGTGGTTTCAGAACATCACGAACTACATGGAACGACTCAGGAAGCCGATAATAGCACGCATAAATGGGTTCTGTCTGGGTGGAGGTCTGGAGCTTGCAATGGCATGTGACTTCCGAATAGCATCAGATAACTCAGTATTCGGGCAGCCGGAGGTGAATCTGGGAATTATACCGGGTGGTGGTGGTACACAACGTCTGACGCGGTTGATAGGCAAGCCAAAAGCGATGGAGATGCTCATGACTGGCGAGCAGATAGAAGCAGAGGAGGCACTGCGATTGGGACTTGTGAACAGAATTGTGCCTGCAAGAGAGCTTGATGCTGCTGTTGACGCTCTGGTTAACGAGTTGAAGACGAAGAGCGCGCTCACTCTCGGAATATTGAAGCTCGCAGTGAATAACGGGCTGGAGATGAGCCTGGAGCGGGCATTGAGTTATGAAGCGGAATGTTTCGGTTCCGCAGTTGCGAGCGGTGATGCAAAGGAGGGGATGCAAGCGTTCTTAGAGAAACGGAAGCCGGAATTCAAGGGTGAGTGAATATAAGAAGTGCGTAAGAAGAGGGTGATAGTGGATACAAATGCGCTACTCATTCCGGGAACGTTCAGGATTGATATCTATGAGGAACTTAAAGATATGGGCTATCTGGAGATAATCATACCAGAAGCGGTAATAAAGGAGCTGGAGGCACTGAGCAAGAGCGAAGAAAAAGGGAGGACGAAGAAGGCTGCTCAGATCGGTCATCAACTGGTGCTCCGACATCTTGCGAATAGCGGTAGCAGGGTGTTCATAGAGCGAAAGGATAGGAGTGCGGATAGTGATACGGATAGCGAGATCATAAGGGTGGCGAAGATGCAGGATGCCGCGGTTCTCACAAACGATGCGGAATTGAGACGCAGATTGCATCAGGAAGGGATACCAACGGTGTTCCTGCGGGGCAAGAATAGATTGGCGGCTGACTGACTGGCTGAATTAAACTAAGAACAAAAACTAAATCTCTATCATCTTACCAGCTTCGCACTTCTTCGCCTCTTCGGGATACATATCCATTATCTCTCTCTTATGTGTGGTGCAATGGCATGGTATGATAATCTTCAGCCCGCTCAGAATCTCGAGATGGTCAAAACCATGAAAACCGCCCATCACTCCTCCTAACTTACCGAATTGGTGTGCAGAATCCATAATAACGTCCAGACCTGGATGTGCACAGCCTGTTAAAACCAGCTCGCCCACTCCTGTATCAAGAACCAGTGACTGCTCCTTTATCCCAACACCAAGCTCTCCTGTTGTATGAACGCCGGGAATGATGTCCGCGGGTCCAGATACTTCAATTATGCCTGCTGCGTTTCGTTTAATCCTCTTCTTCGTTGCCGCTGTGAAAGAAGCAGGCAGGTACACCATCGCATCGGGATGCAATACCGCACTCAGACCACCAATATGGTCCCAATGTTCATGTGAGAGCGCAATAATCTCAATCTCCTCTCTCTGTATTCCCAGCTTCTCCATGTTACGCGATAGTATCGCTTCTGAAGCGCCGGTATCGAACAGAAGCCTTCTATCTGCAGATTCTATCAGACATGAAAAGCCCCAATCACGCTCTAAACCCTCCTTCGCTTCATTATCATACACAATTCTCAATCTCATCTTCTTGCCTCTTTCCTCATATAATAAACTTTTTGCGTAATTATAAATATGATATGACGAAGAAAAGCGGGAATGAGCAAATATTTTTTATTTTATTTATTTTAATTTTAATGCATCGCCGTTTTCATCAGCTTCCGTATATACAGCCGAGCCCATGAGAATGCTACTGCTACACCAGCGGTGTTCGCTGCAACCAGCCCCCACCAGATTCCCACCAAGCCCAATCCAAGGCTGAAACCAAATACTACTGTAAATAGAGGAGTTAGTATAAGTGTTCGCAAAATCGTGACAATCAGTGCGTTCATCCCTTTCCCTGTACCTTGAAAAAGCGAAGAAGATAGCATGCCAAATGATATGGTTGGATGGTAAAAACTGATAATCCTGAGGAAAGTCGTCAAGCCAGGTGCGATACGTGCCGCCTCCTCAGCGTGTGTAAATACCGCAGCTATCTGAGGTGCGAAAATGAAGGTTGCCACCGCTATAACTGTCTCCATCAAAAACCCGAGCTTCACTGCATAGAGATGAGCAATACTTACCTTCTCAAATGAGCGTGCACCAAAAGCAGCTCCACTTACCGGGACAAGAGCAGTAGCGATACCCATCGTCGGCAGGACTGCTATGCTTACCACACGCCATCCGGTGGAGTAGATTGCCACGCCGTCGGTGTTACCCACCATTACTATTATAGCGTTCATTATCAACATCATGAAAGACATGGAAATCATCATCACTGAAGATGGCAGACCAACTCTGAAGATGTCCATAATAATCTCCTTGCTCCATTTGAAATCGCTGAATGAGAACGATACATAGGTATCTCTTTTGAATAGAAACCAGTTTAGCATGATAATGGATGAAACAGCCAAGGATATGAGCGTAGCCCATGCAGCGCCTGCAACACCGAGACCAAAGTAGTAGATAAAAATCGGGTCCAATACGATATTCAGACCAGCACCGAGTGCCATGGCATACATGGCTCGCCTGGCATCTCCTTCACTCCGTAGTATTGAATTCGCAACGTTAGTGAAAAATATGAAAATACTACCGGCAAAGATAACCCTGCCATAAGCTACTGTCATACCTGTGGTCTTACCCGCGCCTATCAGAGCGAATATGTCGTGAGCAAGAACGAAAAACGGTATGGTAAAGGCAACTGCGAATAACAGCATTATAACGATTGTATGAACTGCTACATTGTCTGCACCCGGCTTATCACGAGCACCAATCCTGCGGGATATGGCAGACCCTGCACCTACACCCAACCCATTAGAGAGCCCCATAGCGAGGAAGAAGAAGGGATAGACGAAACCAATTGCCGCGAGTGCATCAGCACCAATACCCGAAACCCAAATCGCATCAACAAGATTGTAGATTGTTTGTACGGACATAGCCGCGATCATGGGTAATGACAGTTTGATAATGGCTCTTTTGGGGTCGCCAAGTAATGTCTCCACGCCCTTCGTTTCCTTATTCCGCGATAGGGCACCATAAGTGCCCTTTTTTGATAATTTATTATTCACCTGAGTATCCTCTTGCTCTTGTATTCTTTATTCTATTTTCTATTCTCCACCAACAGCACGGATGCCTTATATCTCTCTATATCGCTCTAATTATGCAAATCATGTAATTTAAGGACTAAGGACAGTCTCGATCTCGAGCATGACTCTGAGCATGAACATGAGATTTAAGCATGTGTTTGCATTTATCACAGAGTTCTGCTGGCTTCTTCTTCGCTTCATATACCGAATTTGAGAATTGCATCACACATTTATTGGAGCAGTGCTGCAGCCCGAATACGTGCCCCATCTCGTGTATCGCTTCCTTCTTTATCATATTGAGTGAATCAAGCCTGCATGTAGATAGAACCGCCCCTTTACCCGGCTTTGCAACCCCAAATACAAAATTCATGCCACGTACAAATATGTCTTCGCTCACTATCCACAAATAGAAAGAACTGGCAGTCTTAGTCTTAGTCTTAGCCTTGGCCCTCCAAGTGGTGGTAATAGAATTGAGTAGAATCGAGGCGTTGTATTGCATCCTGTTCCTATCATAAGCATCCCTGTCAGCATCCTTTACAATCGCCTCATCTCCGGGTTCTATCATGAATACAGCTTCAAGCGCTTCTATCACTTCTGACACCACACCTCTGCTCCTGCTGTCATAGAATAATTGCAGTTTCTTCATTCCTCACCAAAGAACCTTCGTATCGCCGGGTACATCTCCATCATCTGCTCCGATGCCACTTGTTCATAAAGGTTATAAGCAATACTCACAGCCAGTAATAACCCGGTGCCGGAAGCTTGACCAAGTGTACCAAATATATTTGCCAGCACACACAGTCCACCAAGAAGTGCACCACCCATTATCGCTATTCGTGGTATATAACCCTCCATCATTCGCTCTATCGTTGCGGGATTCCTGCGATGCCCGGGTATTTGCAACCCAGAGCGATGTATCTGCTGTGCAACATCTTTAGCACCCATACCTGTGGTATTTATCCAGAACAGTGCAAATATCGCACCCCCTGCTACCATAAAAACCAGGTCAATACCAAGGCGCAGGGCTATTTGCCAGCCCGCATGTGGTGTTGACATGAGAGTGGGGAACCAATCCCAGGGTCCATAAATCGGACTCAGATAATACATCAAACCAGATACCGCATTGCCCCATTCATTATACGTACCGAATACAGTAATCCCATGCATTGAGAGTGCTCGCCCGAAACCCTGAATACTCATTTGCAGCGCTCTCACGAGGATCATTGGTAGTACGCTTGCATATAATAGCTTGATAGGGAACTTACCACGGGCTCCTCGCGCCATCGAATGTGCCAGCGGTATCTCCAGGCGCGTGCTCTCGAGATAGACAACAATGAAGAACACCGCGATAGTAGATATGAGGGCGATCAGGTGATGTTGAAATAGGAATGTAACACCTCCTTCAAGTATCTCATACACTTCCACATGCAGTGGCGAGCCGGGCCAGAGTAACTGGAACCACCTGGGAATTACACCAACTGGCAGCCCATACTGGTCGGGTTGCCAATTAACGAGCCCGGTAATTACCTGCTGCGATACGCCAGCGAGGATGAAGAGCGAGACACCGGACCCTATACCCCACTTCGATACCACCTCATCCATGAAATATATGAGCATCCCACCGAGAAATACCTGAATGAACAACAGTATAGAGACAATTTGAAGAGATACACCGAGTTTTGAGGCTATCCCAGCATCAGGCATATAGAAGCCCATTACATAGACCAGACTCATGAAGAGTGCGAATACCACAACGAGAATCTTCTGGATGTTCTGGTAGAATGCCTGGTCGCTGGAGTTACTCAAGTCCAGTTTAAGTATCCCGGCACCTACGAGTAGCTGCAGAATGATTGACGCATCTACAATCGGCATTATACCCAGTGCAGTCAATGAATATCGCGTACCTGCGAATATAGTGCGCCATCGTCCAAAAAGGTCCAATGATTCTGGAGAAAGCCCAAAAAGGGGCACATTACCAAGTACAAAATAGAGTATAAGTATGCCCAGAGTCCATCCCAGCTTGGTCTTGAAATGGACATGCCAACTCGGGCGCTCAACCATCGGGAATCTATCCAGAATCGGTGTCAGTATCTCTCTTAAGTTCATTTACTTACTCACTTACTCACTCACTTTATTCATTCACTCCTCAATAGGCATTTCAATCCTGCCACCCGCTTCCTCTATCTTCTCCTTTGCTATACCTGATATCTCATTCACTCTCACTATCAGCTTCGGCTTTCCTCTCAATTCTCCCCTGCCCAGTATCTTCCTTATTCCGAGTTGTGTAGCATCGAGGAAAACAGCATCACCTCGTTCTTCCGCTTTACCGGCTTTTATCAGCTCCGGCAGCTTTTCATCCAGTTCACCCACGTTCATTATTGCATCGTAAGTCTTGGAATGGCGTGCAGAACCAGAACCAAAACCCTGTTTCCCTTTTTTCATGCCCAGCTTCAAGGAACGTACGAAATGATGCGCATAAGCGCCCGCATTACCTGAACCACCCTTACTTCCTTTACCTCGCCTCTTCTTGTGTGAGCCACCACCACAGGTTCTTGTACCCCTTATCTTCTTTACTCTCTTCTTCATCTCTACTCTTACCTACCCTATTACCCTATTTGCACCGAATTTATCGTTCTTGCTTATTATTTATATATCTTGCTTTTTATATCACAACATTAGTTTTATCATATTTATATAATTGGAGATCAGGGGGGATGATGGAGGTAGATATAAAAGTAGAGAATGTTGTAGCGAATGCAAGGATTGCTGATGAGTTAGATCTGAAATACATAGAATCAAAGTTAGAGAATGCGGTATTCACGAAGAAGAAATTCCCCGGGCTGGTGTATAGGACACACAACCCGAAAGCTGCTTTCCTTATCTTCCGTTCGGGAAAAGTGGTTTGTACCGGCTCGAAGACCGAGGAAGGTGTGCGTAAAGTGATGGACATACTTGCCGCAGACCTCAGGCGTATAGGAATAGAAGTGGCAGAGCATCCGGAGTTCAGGGTACAGAACATCGTTGCTTCCGCCAATCTTGGAAAAGAACTTAATCTTGGTGCTATTGTTGTGGGTTTAGAACTTGAGGGTATGGAATACGAGCCCGAGGTATTCCCCGGACTGGTATATCGTATAGAGGAGCCGAAAAGTGCTATACTGATATTCAGCTCAGGACGACTGGTTATAACAGGTGGGAAGACAGTTGAGGACTGCAAGAGGTCGGTGAATGTTTTATTGAACAAATTAAAGGATTTAGAACTGATTTAAAGTGAGATGTTTGAGCCCAAGATCGTGGCTTTCTGCTGTAATTGGTGCTCCTATGCAGCTGCAGACCTCGCAGGTGTATCGCGCTTTCGGTACCCGCCAAATGTGCGCATACTGCGTGTGATGTGCTCAGGACGGGTAGAACCTGAATTCATCTTCGATGCTTTCAAACACGGTGCCGACGGTGTTATTATCACTGGTTGCCATCCGGGGGAATGTCACTACATATCGGGCAACCTGAATGCCGAGCGGAGGGTAGAGAACGTAAAGAGGGCAATGAAGTATCTGGGAATAGAACCAGAACGTCTCCGTCTGGAATGGATGTCCGCTGCCGAGGGCGAGAGATTTGCATCGGTTATGCGTGACTTCACAACCGAGATAAGAGCGCTGGGTCCTCTTATGGGAGGGAATGAGAAACATAAATGAATAAGAGGAGTGTAGTGGTCATAGGAGGTGGTATCGCGGGTATAGAGGCAGCGAACGAGCTCAGCGATATGGGGTTCCATGTATATTTATTGGAGAAAGAGCCGGTGATAGGTGGGCGAATGGCATATCTCAACAGGATATTTCCCACAAATGAGAATGCTATCGCCATACTGGAGCCGAAGATGCGGGCGCTCGTAGCCAAAGAGAATGTGGAGCTCATTACATACGTGGAGATTTTGGCTGTTAAGGGTTCGGTAGGCGATTTTGAACTCACAATAGAGCACAAGCCACGCTATGTGGATACAAATAAGTGCACAGGTTGCCAGCGGTGTACAGAGGTATGCCCTGCGGAGCAGCCGAACCGTTTCAACGAGGGCTTTGGTACCCTGAAGGCTATTTACATCCCCTATGCCCACGCTATCCCCTCATGTGCAGTCATAGATATTGAGACTTGTCTGCGAAGCGAAGATAAGGGTAAGGATAAGGACTGCAGTATATGTATGAATGCATGCGAATATAATGCGATAGATTTCACGCAGGAGGGGCATAAGCATAATAGCAAGAGTAAGCTGAAAGCGGGCGCTATAATTGTGGCAGTCGGGTCTGCAACTTACGACCCCGAACCAGGGCACGATTATGGATATGGGCTATTAGACGATGTGATCACAACGATGGAGTTTGAGCGACTTATCGCTCCTGATGGTCCAACCGGCGGGAATCTCATCAGACCCTCAGACTGCCGGGAGCCAATGCGTGTGGGGTTCATCAATTGCGTTGGGTCACGGGATATAAACAAGAATCCGTATTGCTCTGGTGGTGTATGCTGCATGGAGAACATAAAGAATGCGATACTGTTGAAGGAGAAGCGCCCGGATGTGAGATGCTATATATTTTATATAGATATAAGAGCAGCTTTCA
It encodes the following:
- a CDS encoding hydrogenase iron-sulfur subunit — its product is MFEPKIVAFCCNWCSYAAADLAGVSRFRYPPNVRILRVMCSGRVEPEFIFDAFKHGADGVIITGCHPGECHYISGNLNAERRVENVKRAMKYLGIEPERLRLEWMSAAEGERFASVMRDFTTEIRALGPLMGGNEKHK
- a CDS encoding TATA-box-binding protein, translating into MMEVDIKVENVVANARIADELDLKYIESKLENAVFTKKKFPGLVYRTHNPKAAFLIFRSGKVVCTGSKTEEGVRKVMDILAADLRRIGIEVAEHPEFRVQNIVASANLGKELNLGAIVVGLELEGMEYEPEVFPGLVYRIEEPKSAILIFSSGRLVITGGKTVEDCKRSVNVLLNKLKDLELI
- a CDS encoding MATE family efflux transporter; this translates as MNNKLSKKGTYGALSRNKETKGVETLLGDPKRAIIKLSLPMIAAMSVQTIYNLVDAIWVSGIGADALAAIGFVYPFFFLAMGLSNGLGVGAGSAISRRIGARDKPGADNVAVHTIVIMLLFAVAFTIPFFVLAHDIFALIGAGKTTGMTVAYGRVIFAGSIFIFFTNVANSILRSEGDARRAMYAMALGAGLNIVLDPIFIYYFGLGVAGAAWATLISLAVSSIIMLNWFLFKRDTYVSFSFSDFKWSKEIIMDIFRVGLPSSVMMISMSFMMLIMNAIIVMVGNTDGVAIYSTGWRVVSIAVLPTMGIATALVPVSGAAFGARSFEKVSIAHLYAVKLGFLMETVIAVATFIFAPQIAAVFTHAEEAARIAPGLTTFLRIISFYHPTISFGMLSSSLFQGTGKGMNALIVTILRTLILTPLFTVVFGFSLGLGLVGIWWGLVAANTAGVAVAFSWARLYIRKLMKTAMH
- a CDS encoding uL15 family ribosomal protein translates to MKKRVKKIRGTRTCGGGSHKKRRGKGSKGGSGNAGAYAHHFVRSLKLGMKKGKQGFGSGSARHSKTYDAIMNVGELDEKLPELIKAGKAEERGDAVFLDATQLGIRKILGRGELRGKPKLIVRVNEISGIAKEKIEEAGGRIEMPIEE
- a CDS encoding CoB--CoM heterodisulfide reductase iron-sulfur subunit A family protein, with protein sequence MNKRSVVVIGGGIAGIEAANELSDMGFHVYLLEKEPVIGGRMAYLNRIFPTNENAIAILEPKMRALVAKENVELITYVEILAVKGSVGDFELTIEHKPRYVDTNKCTGCQRCTEVCPAEQPNRFNEGFGTLKAIYIPYAHAIPSCAVIDIETCLRSEDKGKDKDCSICMNACEYNAIDFTQEGHKHNSKSKLKAGAIIVAVGSATYDPEPGHDYGYGLLDDVITTMEFERLIAPDGPTGGNLIRPSDCREPMRVGFINCVGSRDINKNPYCSGGVCCMENIKNAILLKEKRPDVRCYIFYIDIRAAFRGYEAFYTRARELGIRFIRGRPAEVIENEKGNLEIRVEDTLKGIVRTIEVEMVVLGTGSVPGEDIERLSEMLKLPLTTEDGLFRELHSRVAPVDTEQRGIFIAGAVAGPKDIALAVAQGSSAAARAASTLLMLD
- the secY gene encoding preprotein translocase subunit SecY, whose product is MNLREILTPILDRFPMVERPSWHVHFKTKLGWTLGILILYFVLGNVPLFGLSPESLDLFGRWRTIFAGTRYSLTALGIMPIVDASIILQLLVGAGILKLDLSNSSDQAFYQNIQKILVVVFALFMSLVYVMGFYMPDAGIASKLGVSLQIVSILLFIQVFLGGMLIYFMDEVVSKWGIGSGVSLFILAGVSQQVITGLVNWQPDQYGLPVGVIPRWFQLLWPGSPLHVEVYEILEGGVTFLFQHHLIALISTIAVFFIVVYLESTRLEIPLAHSMARGARGKFPIKLLYASVLPMILVRALQMSIQGFGRALSMHGITVFGTYNEWGNAVSGLMYYLSPIYGPWDWFPTLMSTPHAGWQIALRLGIDLVFMVAGGAIFALFWINTTGMGAKDVAQQIHRSGLQIPGHRRNPATIERMMEGYIPRIAIMGGALLGGLCVLANIFGTLGQASGTGLLLAVSIAYNLYEQVASEQMMEMYPAIRRFFGEE